One region of Quercus lobata isolate SW786 chromosome 2, ValleyOak3.0 Primary Assembly, whole genome shotgun sequence genomic DNA includes:
- the LOC115975637 gene encoding senescence/dehydration-associated protein At4g35985, chloroplastic-like, with amino-acid sequence MGCFSFCNSKTPSPMQTSFSEAMQENPEPRYLKQEVLLRIPGSKVHLMDEGEAVELSSGEFMIVKISDENVSLATIIKVGEDLQWPLTKDEPVVKVDAFHYLFSLPMKDGDPLSYGVTFFEQSGSNLGFLDSFLKEHTCFSGSEYARNKNVDWKEFAPRMDDYNNVLAKAIAGGTGQIVRGMFKCSNAYTNQVQKGGEMIITTAVEEKNGVKLRSNSNRSAGATKKSGVNKSLKRVRKLSKMTEKLSKSMLDGIGFATGSVMKPVVKSQAGKAFLKMMPGEVLLASLDAVNKILDAAEVAEIQALSATSRATTRMVTKRFGESAGEATEDVLATAGHCAGTAWNIFKIRKAINPASSVSTGVLKNAAKDSKGKS; translated from the exons ATGGGCTGTTTCAGCTTCTGCAACTCCAAAACCCCATCTCCCATGCAAACTTCCTTCTCTGAAGCTATGCAAGAAAACCCAGAACCAAGATATCTCAAACAAGAGGTTCTTTTACGTATACCAGGAAGCAAAGTACATCTGATGGATGAAGGAGAAGCTGTAGAACTCTCTAGCGGAGAGTTTATGATTGTTAAAATCTCAGATGAGAATGTTTCTCTTGCAACTATCATAAAAGTTGGTGAGGATCTTCAGTGGCCTTTGACAAAGGATGAGCCAGTAGTGAAGGTTGATGCTTTTCATTACTTATTTTCTCTGCCAATGAAAGATGGTGATCCTCTGAGTTATGGAGTCACTTTTTTTGAGCAGTCTGGTAGCAACTTGGGCTTTCTGGACTCGTTTTTGAAGGAGCATACGTGCTTTTCTGGTTCGGAATATGCtagaaataaaaatgttgaTTGGAAAGAGTTTGCTCCGAGGATGGATGACTATAATAATGTGTTGGCCAAGGCAATTGCAGGGGGGACTGGTCAGATTGTCAGGGGGATGTTCAAATGCAGCAATGCTTACACCAACCAG GTTCAAAAAGGAGGAGAAATGATTATAACTACAGCTGTGGAGGAGAAAAATGGTGTCAAACTAAGAAGTAATAGCAATAGAAGTGCGGGTGCCACAAAGAAGAGTGGAGTCAACAAAAGCTTAAAACG TGTGAGAAAGCTGTCCAAGATGACAGAGAAGTTAAGCAAATCCATGCTTGACGGTATTGGTTTTGCCACTGGATCAGTGATGAAACCTGTGGTTAAATCCCAAGCTGGGAAGGCATTTCTAAAAATGATGCCAGGAGAGGTTCTCTTAGCTTCACTTGATGCTGTCA ACAAGATTTTAGATGCGGCTGAAGTAGCTGAAATACAAGCTCTTTCTGCCACCTCCAGGGCAACAACTAGAATGGTTACAAAGAG ATTTGGAGAAAGTGCAGGGGAGGCCACTGAGGATGTGCTTGCAACTGCAGGGCACTGTGCTGGCACTGCTTGGAATATATTCAAGATTCGGAAGGCCATCAATCCAGCATCATCTGTCTCCACGGGAGTATTGAAGAATGCTGCAAAGGACAGCAAAGGAAAATCTTAA
- the LOC115975636 gene encoding uncharacterized protein C3F10.06c-like, with the protein MEEDEGSARKLSIYRAARSIKRRENTVYNALRSIYEDSIFVGEISQLWPDLPLLANLRCGLWYSPKFHSTCYFKSTDGHNNNWSFSTSRLNLHVALLAGQKGGCVIVDSTRRGKRFPDSMSKTIPIWTCVLNRCIHNHLNNMRDTGQMDKESNTSDQHHERTRCVSVDWDCSLHLPLWVSETEKASIESHIEEWTKQLDASGADIASLMTCLKKPLRPLWISQKTVIWLNEVPDHDSWDFTPIILVSASSSSGVIQHKSTSEYSWNYIPGAGDDEESWAKGLSPNLFWTHVYDLINLGPDLCNQKVADIVEKDRVYRAQRGQTASQVTVKAPKLLKSSYHFSQEVPLLLGISDLEINTKSSDEDCAISWLGSTNLAVGTSQVGMLY; encoded by the exons ATGGAGGAAGACGAGGGTTCGGCGAGGAAGCTGAGCATATACAGAGCAGCGAGGAGCATAAAGCGTAGAGAGAACACAGTGTACAACGCCTTGCGATCCATATACGAGGACTCCATCTTCGTGGGAGAGATCTCCCAGCTATGGCCGGACCTCCCTCTCCTCGCCAACCTTCGCTGTGGCCTCTGGTATTCCCCTAAATTTCACTCCACCTGTTACTTCAAATCCACCGACGGCCACAACAACAACTGGTCTTTCAGCACCTCTCGCCTCAACCTCCACGTCGCTCTCCTCGCCG GACAGAAGGGAGGGTGTGTTATCGTTGATTCCACAAGGAGAGGGAAGCGGTTTCCGGATAGCATGTCAAAGACGATACCCATTTGGACTTGTGTTTTAAATCGGTGCATTCACAATCATTTGAACAATATGCGTGATACTGGACAGATGGATAAG GAGTCAAATACTTCTGATCAACATCATGAAAGAACAAGATGTGTCTCTGTTGATTGGGATTGCTCCTTGCATCTTCCCCTCTGGGTTTCTGAAACAGAGAAGGCGTCTATTGAGAGTCACATAGAAGAATGGACTAAACAACTGGATGCAAGCGGTGCTGATATTGCATCTCTAATGACGTGCTTGAAAAAGCCCTTACGCCCACTATGGATTTCACAAAAAACTGTCATCTGGTTAAATGAAGTGCCTGACCATGATTCCTGGGATTTCACACCCATCATACTTGTTTCTGCCTCTTCCTCAAGTGGTGTAATTCAACACAAGTCTACATCAGAGTATAGCTGGAATTATATACCGGGAGCTGGGGATGATGAAGAAAGCTGGGCAAAGGGTTTATCACCTAATCTTTTCTGGACTCACGTCTATGATCTTATAAACTTGGGGCCTGATTTGTGTAATCAGAAAGTAGCAGATATAGTTGAAAAGGATAGAGTATATCGTGCCCAAAGGGGACAAACTGCTTCTCAGGTCACAGTCAAGGCCCCAAAATTGTTAAAGAGCTCATATCATTTTTCACAAGAAGTGCCCCTACTGTTGGGTATTTCAGACCTTGAAATTAATACGAAGTCTTCTGATGAAGATTGTGCAATCTCTTGGCTGGGTTCAACAAATCTTGCAGTTGGCACATCCCAAGTTGGTATGCTTTATTAA
- the LOC115975639 gene encoding senescence/dehydration-associated protein At4g35985, chloroplastic-like: MGCFSFCNSKTPSPMQTSFSEAMQENPEPRYLKQEVLLRIPGSKVHLMDEGEAVELSSGEFMIVKISDENVSLATIIKVGEDLQWPLTKDEPVVKVDAFHYLFSLPMKDGDPLSYGVTFFEQSGSNLGFLDSFLKEHTCFSGSEYARNKNVDWKEFAPRMDDYNNVLAKAIAGGTGQIVRGMFKCSNAYTNQVQKGGEMIITTAVEEKNGVKLRSNSNRSAGATKKSGVNKSLKRVRKLSKMTEKLSKSMLDGIGFATGSVMKPVVKSQAGKAFLKMMPGEVLLASLDAVNKILDAAEVAEIQALSATSRATTRMVTKRFGESAGEATEDVLATAGHCAGTAWNIFKIRKAINPASSVSTGVLKNAAKDSKGKS, translated from the exons ATGGGCTGTTTCAGCTTCTGCAACTCCAAAACCCCATCTCCCATGCAAACTTCCTTCTCTGAAGCTATGCAAGAAAACCCAGAACCAAGATATCTCAAACAAGAGGTTCTTTTACGTATACCAGGAAGCAAAGTACATCTGATGGATGAAGGAGAAGCTGTAGAACTCTCTAGCGGAGAGTTTATGATTGTTAAAATCTCAGATGAGAATGTTTCTCTTGCAACTATCATAAAAGTTGGTGAGGATCTTCAGTGGCCTTTGACAAAGGATGAGCCAGTAGTGAAGGTTGATGCTTTTCATTACTTATTCTCGCTGCCAATGAAAGATGGTGATCCTCTGAGTTATGGAGTCACTTTTTTTGAGCAGTCTGGTAGCAACTTGGGCTTTCTGGACTCGTTTTTGAAGGAGCATACGTGCTTTTCTGGTTCGGAATATGCtagaaataaaaatgttgaTTGGAAAGAGTTTGCTCCGAGGATGGATGACTATAATAATGTGTTGGCCAAGGCAATTGCAGGGGGGACTGGTCAGATTGTCAGGGGGATGTTCAAATGCAGCAATGCTTACACCAACCAG GTCCAAAAAGGAGGAGAAATGATTATAACTACAGCTGTGGAGGAGAAAAATGGTGTCAAATTAAGAAGTAATAGCAATAGAAGTGCGGGTGCCACAAAGAAGAGTGGAGTCAACAAAAGCTTAAAACG TGTGAGAAAGCTGTCCAAGATGACAGAGAAGTTAAGCAAATCCATGCTTGACGGTATTGGTTTTGCCACTGGATCAGTGATGAAACCTGTGGTTAAATCCCAAGCTGGGAAGGCATTTCTAAAAATGATGCCAGGAGAGGTCCTCTTAGCTTCACTTGATGCTGTCA ACAAGATTTTAGATGCGGCTGAAGTAGCTGAAATACAAGCTCTTTCTGCCACCTCCAGGGCAACAACTAGAATGGTTACAAAGAG ATTTGGAGAAAGTGCAGGGGAGGCCACTGAGGATGTGCTTGCAACTGCAGGGCACTGTGCTGGCACTGCTTGGAATATATTCAAGATTCGGAAGGCCATCAATCCAGCATCATCTGTCTCCACGGGAGTATTGAAGAATGCTGCAAAGGACAGCAAAGGAAAATCTTAA